cctggaaaacatggctgatgtcaTCACCCtagtctcagtatataatgatagcagttatcctGTAGCACGGTCAAtgcctgcctcagtatataatgatagcagttatgttgTTTGGTCCAGTGTATAGTGATTGCAGTTATGTTGTTCCACTGTAATGTCTGGCTTGGTATTTAGTGATAggatttatgctgtaccactggcaatgtctgcctcagtacaTAATGATAGAAGTTaggctgtaccaccgtcaatgtctgcctcagtataaaatgatagcagttatgcagttttaaagtgtgtgggggaggGTGCCACATActttacaggatccgccccaggtgccaaataatctaggtacgcccctgttgATTCAGCAATATTTCGATGGTCTGTCTGCAGATTTCTGGCAGTTTCTTCAtcgtgcatgtgatggctggtaTGCATGCACAAGCAGAACCTTTCTTAAAGGCTCACCATTCTAATTTAGTGGAGCATTCACCATTTTCAAAATTGCTTAGTTGCTGTTCCCTAGTGCTTGTCATATAATTTAGCAATTTAGCATTTCCTACCCCCCCTCCTACACTCTGTGTTCTGAACCTTGGTTACCTTGACCTCTGGTCTCTCATCCAACTACTGACCTAGGCTAGCCCTGACTACactccactctcactctctcatctCTCTTTGGCTTCTGAACTTGGCTTGACCTCCCAGCTACAGACGTCAGCTAGTCCAGACTACGCTTTATGGCTTCTGACTTCGGCCAGCTTGACCTTCTGACTAGTAACTTTGGCTAGTCCTGACTTTGCTCCAGTTTCAGCTTAGTATATTACTTGAcccgttatatatataattatatttaatctttctgtgagactgcccctttaaaacaATCTGCTTTTCATTTTCCAAGACAGTAACTATAAGCTGTTCTAGCCTAGAAAGAGAGGTAACATTTAAACTCAACAATATAATTTATCTATTTCCATTTAAGGTATCTTAAATTGATGGGATGAAACAGTCTAGACTTACTTGGCAACCTTTGAAAATGTATAACTTAATGCATATTTagaaactatacatttttggcAGCAGTCAAGATGTTTTCTGCCAtttattcctttaacaatttttttacagtatttaaccattttaaaaatagctttgatttaaacattaaaataatagaaaaccaATACCAGACCACTGAAAACATgcctgaaagaaagaaaaaaaatgctcaaaACTGGCTTATCGCACATTTCAGAAACTTCcacacaaaagcaaaaaaaaataattaagaaacaAATCAGTGGAGGCCATGCAAAGCAGATTCCAATATGCATTTGTCATGAAAataggcaggcccggactggctaTCTGGCACACTGAGCAAATGCCTGGTGAACCATTGGCTAACTACGTCATACACTCAGGTGTTGGAGCGTGCGGCCAGTTAGCATAAAAAGTAGCCACTCATATCCAGCTATCGGCCGCACTTATCTCATCAGGCAGCCACCAGCCTGAAAGTGCTAGGGCCGCTACGCCATGGCCAGTCTGGCACTATGTATAAATCATGGAAATCTCATGTAGTGTgcccttttttcatttaaatacgcACTTCTTGTATCAGACAAAGTTTTGTTTGTTACATgcttaaagggacgctccagtgTCCCAGGAATCCCCCTAAACAATTAATGCATATGGAAGTACCTTGTAAGTACTTTCATTTGCATTGTTCAACATTGGGGGAGGGGTTAGTTTACCGTAGGAAGAAtttcagagctgcagcttcccatcCCTCTGTGTTTAGCATCTCTTGCcactgaagcagcaaatcaGTGGAAGGAATGTGAAATCAATATTTACAATTTAACAGCATTATTCATTGATTGGGGCTGTATGGGACACTAGACTGTCACTTTAAGCAGCAGTAATATGCGGTATAAGTGTGCTTTACATATCATGTATATCTGTTCTTATTCTTTGTCTACTTTGAGTATCTGTCCTACCTTTTTTCTTCGAAGTCGAACATGGCCATATCCTGAAGCGCTGCTAGTCCCATTATCTTTGAACTGTAAACACTGTGCAAACTCTGGTTTTATAACCCTTGGGTTCTTCTTTGGATTATTTGAACCCTTAAGCTCGATATTCTGCACACAATTTTCTTTTAAGACTCCATTTGGACAGAGATGAGACCCATTAAAGCCGCTTTGGAGACCAGTTTCAGATATTTGACTACAAACAGCAGAGCACGGACCACAATGGCTATCATCAAGCACCACATCATAGATCTTTTTTTCATGCACATCTTTAGAAGCATCAAATTTTCTCCGTTGTTGTGCAATTACAGCAGACTGTAGCAGCTGCTCACCAGACGTAACAATTTCCTCCACATCTGTATGTTTACATAATATCTCTTTTGTTGCATCTATTATAAAGTCGGATTCTTTCAAACTGTCttggttgtttttgttattagtGTCCTTCTGAACCCCTTTTGCAGGCTGTTTGGCTACATGGATAGTGTCTGCTTCACATTTTTCAGTCTCCTCATATTTGCCATTTTCCTCTACATTCTTATTAACAGAGACATCTTCTTCACCGTACTGGACAATGGCATATTCTGAGAAATTTGGTTTCTCATCTTCTCCAGGAAAACTAGCCACTGCCTCCCTACTTGTGTCAGAGGACGTATCAACACCTTCCTTGTCTAAGTTATCATTTTCATCAGCTTTGTTCGATAATGGTCCTTGGTTTTCAAAAACCCCATTATAATGCCCAAGGGAACAACATTCGGAAAAGGAGGAATAAGCACCTTTTTGTTTCTCTGCCAAGACTTCATGCTCTTCCATAGTTGATTTTAAATGATCTGTTGTAAATCCACGACAACACAATGCATCATAAACAGCAATATTTGAAGACAATCCCAGCCACTGAGTTTCATGGTCCTCCCAGCTCCTTTTCCGAATGACCACAGACATGTCAAGTATCCCGGCTGTTGGATAGGTTTTGCAGAGTGCAGGACATGTTATTTCAGTAATGAAGTGCCACACGGAGATAACTCATTATTTAGGAAAATCAtcttaagagaaaaaaagaaataattagtTAGACTATACAGAGTTACAAAAACTACATGTAGACAAACTATCAACATGCAATACACTAGATCTTGTGTTGAGAAAAAGCCCAATGTTTAAGAAGCGTCACACTAGCTTGCCAAATTTTGCACAATAAgcctcattttatttttgtcatctGATCATTTCATGCATCTCATGACTTTCTTGACAAATTACAAATGTCCAGTTTATGGTTTCAGGGGTCAGATGTATAAAGCTGTTATATAAGCGTGTACATAATTTATCACTGGATGCAAGAATGGAAATTACTATATTGGTCCCATACAGCAAATCATAAGAGAAAAAACTACTTTAAAACAGACACGTTTTATGATTCAGATTATAAGGTGACAGCCCCACTCATTTTAACTCAAACATTTGAATTTGGATATGCAGTTCCTTAAGACTTACAGTCTGGTAAGGAATTCAtgaattgtaattttatttattcttagaAGAGCGAGAAGACAAGAATCTGAATGAATTAGCTAAGTTTCCTGATGCCAACAACTGTTTTTTCTCAGGTTCATGAAACAGACCACCAGACTGTCCATTTGATATTTTTCTTGATTTGGCCCTTCAGGATCCTAGCAGACTAAGCAGCTTATTACGGCCTCACTGGTCTAACAGGCCTACACAGGAGAAAGTCGTATACAAGCGTGATGCAAATTCCTTCTAAATGTAGATCTCTatgatgtatttttcttttcatggcATTTGTTGTTCAGAATATTGGAAAAGATGCAATTCAGGTaaagcattttgtttaaaagcaCCTAATATCCTTGAccatagtaatttattttatgctcCGAAATCTCTTTGgctctctttcttcctttgaaatctatttttttagtaGCCTCGAACATTTGGTAGATGTGAGTTTATCACAGTGCTATACGGCCCTAGTTACAATAATATAAGTGTATATGGTAGTAGGTGCAGCcagttgtatgtatgtgagttaAACATCAGTGTTCTGTAAGCATTCAAACTTAAAGCCCCTCTGTCCCATCCCACCCCATTCCCCTTCCACCACCTATCCCATTCCCCTTCCACCACATATCCCATTCTCTTTCCACAACCTTGCAATGTGGCAATTGGGCCCTATAGTCcataaagccccccccccacttgcCCATACCCCATACTGGTTGTACCATCCTGATGACTTTTCAGCTTATCTCATTCATTTCCGTGGAATCCCAAATCCCATTAACTAGAATGAGAGTGCTACTGAACATTTTCAGGAttgtacatatactgtatatgcttcTTGCTTTCAGAAAAGGCAACCAGCATATATAGCTCTCATAattaatttgcatgcagtaaaatgcattcgATTCCATGCTTTGGATTccaatatgtatttaacatGAACAAAATCAGTTTTTGAGagccaaaaaatgtatataaaaaaaaattgtgaatgcATTAAGGACAAAAATCCTTAATGCATTCCTTaacatcatatatttttttttctagaataacCCAGAACAGACTGATTACCTATATAATCACAAGAACTTTGACAAATCATGTGCCTGAAGAAATGAAAGACGCTAATATGATACAAAATACTCTGTACATGACTCAGTTGTCTTTGATTATCATTGCCTATTAGCaacattttttcctaaatgtcATACAAAcatccaaaataaaaatgagaccAAAATCTACCCACGCTTGTAAGAATGGTATGTCAGTATTGTTTGAAAAGATAATGTTAATTAAGCAGCGCAAACATGAAAGCACTTGGCTAGCAATAATATACCTAATGATACCATATAACACTTATCATTGCCTATTTGTATatgaattctaaatatttgttttacattatttcatacctgcaaatacagtattgTGACCTGATTGCTAAGCTTAGTCCGTGACCACagataccaaaaaataaaatcaatttctgGTCGATTCCAGGTTGATTATTGGAGTTATAGGACATTACAATGGTTACATATGCACTTTATGTAAAATCAAGTATGGAGCCCTAACTGATTGTTCAGTAACTTTGGAGGAAATTACTTTTTGGGTCTCCAACCAACTGATTGCTCAAAAATATACACTGTATTCCATTGAATGTGGGAGAGGAAAATGTAGTAATGTTTTCAAAACCATGCCAGGTAGGACATCTGCATACCCTTAACCATACAGCATACTTGAATTTATTCAGAAATGCACTTTCTTATTTTCTTCAGGAGGACTGATGATGTACTTCAAGTTACTTACTGGTCCAGAATGTCTGTTTGGCATTAAGTTGGGTAGTGGGGCATgaggaaaaataatttatggtAACCAACACGCTAAAAACAATTGGTGGATGGcaacatttataaatgtttctGCTTATCTACGTATAAACATATTTCTGCTTATCTACATATAAACCTGATAGGAGTCTCTAACAGGTAGCTTGCAAACGCACAAGTAAACTGACAAATAGATTTTAGGTATCTAGCACATCTGTAGGAATGGCATAGTGTATGAAGCACAGctaaattagaaataaatattaataaaaaaaacaccatagcAACCTAAAAAATTCTCTTTTCAGCACATTTTTTTAGCAGCTCTCAAAAAAGGTCActgtaataaaatgaaatgttggaGACATGCATTTTACGTACACCATCACTTATTTTGTAATATAGATCATGCACTGGTCTTCAAAAACGACAACAAATAttcataaaccaataaatatttattcatttccaGAATATTTATTAGTACCACATACAAAGCATATAAATCATCATAATAGCATATGTTTAAAATTATACAGTCATGGAAATTTATTTTCTACTCAATTAGATCATGCGCCACGAAAACAGAAAAGCTGAAACTGCGCTTTACAGCCCTTATTCCATCCGAGGCTTGTGGTCCTTTATagggtatattaaaaatatagctCGGTTTTCTTTgcgtaaaatgtaaaatgtaaaatacttttTGGTAGTTTCCGAATTAATCTGTGTGAATCAATTgaacatttaataattattaatctgGACTGTATAAAATCAGGATATGCATCAAATATTATTTGGTGGGTTATTAAAAcaggagtcagccaatcagtggctctGCCTTAAGTTTTACATTGTGCAAATATCTGCTAGAAgtgtatattttctattaaaatattagGTGGTCATTAGACCTCCCTGTCTATCCCAAACAATCTTACCGGTATATCTGCGACCCCGTTGTGTCACACAGTCTGGGGCTTACCTGAATCGGAAGGACTGGAAACTCTTTTGCAGAGTAGTCATTTGACCAGTCATTTCACAGAGAGAGTGTCAGCAAAGCCAGTACCTTCCTGTAAAGCAAGATGGGCTAGGAACAGGAGTACAAGCTGGGGTCAGCAGCAGGTTAACAAGTCTCAAATAAGTAGTCTTAGTGCAAGCTGGGGTCAGCAACAGGTTAATATACGAAAAGCCGGAGAGCTTTCCAGGAGACAAATCCCAAGCAACAATAGTCAGGTAAAACTGGAGAAACAGCCAGGAAGGATAAGGGAGCTGAGAATAAAGGGGACCAGGAACTGGTGGAGGACAAGTTGTAGTGACTAGCTCTAAAGACAACTGGGGACATTACTGAAGATGTTAGTGTTGTAAATATTATCCCAGGTGTCACTGGGGTCTTCTTCCAAAATTGAGTGCTGGTCCCTTTACAAAGAGCTCTAGGTGGGTGTATGTCACAGAGAATCCCTAGATGCTTCAAGTACAGTCAGGATAGTGATACCCACCTTACGACAGACCTGACTGATTGACCCGGGTGCCGGGAGCAATCTGGAAGATGGGTCTATTTAGAAGGTCCCAGATACTACACTCCTTTGATGTTGGGTGGAAGAGTTATGGTCGGCTGTGCCCTTCCCAATCGCTGGCATTACCATGCATGACCTCTTCAGGTACAATATAAAAAGTTCCTGCGTATGCTAACCAGTATAGGAcaaccaatattttatattcagttATGGTGGAATCTCCACTTGAGCTGGGGTTTAGCCAGTTGGGTGTGGCTTAATCAGTGACATTTCAGGTCAGTGAATGTGATTATAATTCGgatgatccacacacataccacgattcacacattcatatacacaggtacacacacaccctaacctcACATATATGTCTGTTTATACCACCAACCCAACACCCCCTAATTCTGATATTCCACAGATGCTTGTAGAAATGTGATGGAGACAGAATAAGTAACATTGAACTGACAATTTCAGAACTCAATTTTTATACACGTACATAAATTAGTATAACtccaaataatataaaaatagggttatttataaagaaatatgtttCATGAGGTGATTTTACAGCTAAAGATGTGCAGTTACGTGAGTTTATAATTCGGTAATATAATCCCTTACTTACCAACCATATATGAACCAATTAAGAAATCATTAAACAGTATATGAATAGGAAAACTGATAGCATTCAAAATTGTGCAATTTCAAATTTTTTCTTAATTCTCCTTTTATTTATCAAAGATGCCAAACATGTGAGATTAAATgctaaaaaacaggaaaaaaagatttccCTGTAGGCCTGAATAGTAACAACACAAGGTAGATGTTAAAGCGAAAATATTCTTTATAGAAGAAgggaaaatcaggaaaaaatcCCGATAACCaatgtgtaaaaatgtttatCCTGTATTTGGAAACCACATCAGCATaatacacaagaaaaaaaatatttggagatTACCAGTGTGTGGTAATCTCTTTCTAGCAACCAAgggatgttttaaaaaaaaatccaatatgtTAAATGATGaggtgtaagagtgtgtaagaaACCAAAGGCTCTAGGTATTTCCCCCTGCAGAATTTCTAATGCCTACCAAATCCAGTTTGTATAGTGGACCCAGAGCCACCAGGGCAAGGTCACATGTAGAGTATTCCTGCCCTGAATGCATCTACTGTAGAAAGGTTACATGatacagaagagaaaaaaaatggaacctTGAGAGAGTTAATTCTGCTCCAGATGTATTCCCTTAGACACTACATTGCTTATACCAAGTTAAAATGTCTGAGAACTGGGAAAGCAAAAAAGGCAAGccctgtaaaataataataaagcttaATCGCTTCTTCATCTCGCAAACCTATAATATTTAACGTCTGATATCTTATATAACTGTCAAACtgcaaaaattattatattaaaacaaccCAAAATAGCCGTCGGCTTCATGTTCTTTTTCCAACTAAAACAAAGTGGTTTCACAATTCGTTTAAAACATCAGAgtctaacacacatgcactgctTTACCTTTCCTGTGAGACCTCGAGTCGCATCAATCCCGTACTTCTTAAATACAAGCAAATATCTTTACAGTTTTCAGGTTTAAGTTTGCTGAAATGTTTCTTCCCTTTTAATTTGTGGACTAACATAGCTCAACAATCTCTCCTTTTCTTGAAATGCTGTAAAACTGTCAACCAttatctttttctctttctcttctgCCTCCGTAGAATGACTTCCTTCTGGTTGCTCTATGCTGAGTTTGCATCCCATTTGGTTTTGATTAAATCCAGACAGACTGTTTCTTAGATGTTCAGATGtaaccaaaaaattaaatagtacGTACAAATGAAATGTCTAGTTCACAATATGAATTATTGTAGCAAACCATACGTGGTCTAATATTTTGAATTTTTGTTCCCTGGCATAGGAAAGAAACAGAACAGAGCTGCTTTTCTATTTTATGGAAATTTATGTCTATTATACTTTTACCCGTGTATCTACAGATATGGAAAATACATGTATTGAGCTTTAATTTGTTAAGTACTTGTACCTACTTGGCAGTATATTAGTGAAATATGGACCCTGGCCAAAAAGAACCAAGGTGAATTTCTTACTTTTTGTCATGTATGCAGAGTTCTTAAAATAAGAACTCATTATATTAATAGTTTTTAAGATGAATGAATAAGAGCGTCTGAACAAATATCAACCCTTTCCAGAGGGAGCAATTACAGCTCccagatattttttgtttttgatcaCTCTGTGGTGTCCTAGTAGTAGCCTCACCAAAAAGCAGAAGCATGAGTGACAGATGCACTCAcaatcaccatacctgggaacctacAAGGGTAGGCTACCCTgggctctccctcttctggggagtGACTTTGTGAAGGAGTAGAGCTAACTGTATAGGGTAGTTTTGCCCCCAGACACTTTTTAAGTGGGTAGGAAATGTGTGAGGAGTAGGCAGGAGTAGGTTTTGCCAAACACTCTCCTACCTGAAGAAAGAGGAATCGGACCAAGGTGACCAGGGAAGCAAGGCTTTACGCGAAGACTTTTGGTTAAACTAGGGTCCTAGTTTTGGCAATCACATTCCATGGAGGGATGCTACCaatttttttgacaaatcacAATCAGCAGTCACAGTAATTGAGTTAGAAGGTTAGATGACCATGCATTAGTTTATGGAACCAGGACTACTGCAGATAATCGTATCCATGTATTGTGTATTAACCATTAAATCAGATGTGCATCGACAATGAATCTCTCTGCAACAGAACAGTTGTAATTTTTCACAGTtgtgtacacattttttttaatgatcctCCCTcatcaatatgtatatattacaataaggaaaacaactactactactactcttactactactactactaatatttttttaatccatgtACACTTGCAACCAGGTGGTTTACTGATTGGTATTGCATTAGCCTTGAAACCAGAGGTTCAAACTTAAAGACTCACCCTTAAAACTCAACAAAAGTGTAATAAAAAAGGTTTGTATGCACATtgcaatacttattttttttttacttatatttcCCAATGGCATTCAACTGTAAActgtgaaaagaaaacaagtctACTCTAGTAACCTTAAAGTATGGGGAGCATCTGCAGGTCTCTTAAGGTTTTTGGTAAGGTAAGCTAAATCTTATTAGTTGATAAATTGTACGTCTCTATTTAGACAATAACTGAAGATTTCATATTCTGTATATACAGCACTAGGCTTCTGTCATTCAAGTGTTCAAGCATGGATATGTTCAGAGCTTAGATGTACCAAGTTAATTTCCATACTATGGTCCCTACATGTCTGGGGCAACCTTGTTCTCAGGAGATAGTTCACTAGCTCTGAATCTGAGAACCTCCTACCTAGATGTTGTAC
The DNA window shown above is from Spea bombifrons isolate aSpeBom1 chromosome 1, aSpeBom1.2.pri, whole genome shotgun sequence and carries:
- the LOC128479311 gene encoding rho GTPase-activating protein 7-like, translated to MSVVIRKRSWEDHETQWLGLSSNIAVYDALCCRGFTTDHLKSTMEEHEVLAEKQKGAYSSFSECCSLGHYNGVFENQGPLSNKADENDNLDKEGVDTSSDTSREAVASFPGEDEKPNFSEYAIVQYGEEDVSVNKNVEENGKYEETEKCEADTIHVAKQPAKGVQKDTNNKNNQDSLKESDFIIDATKEILCKHTDVEEIVTSGEQLLQSAVIAQQRRKFDASKDVHEKKIYDVVLDDSHCGPCSAVCSQISETGLQSGFNGSHLCPNGVLKENCVQNIELKGSNNPKKNPRVIKPEFAQCLQFKDNGTSSASGYGHVRLRRKKKLRDERSRLDSMVLLLMKLDQLDQDIENALITPSPPDQATGSSGNNPQETQDGTEDVVDPASVGHSLKNVSQTVATDWASYPGFVNGAKPRMSTQFSWETLLVNACFVSVACNANSDLPPYQ